The Podospora pseudocomata strain CBS 415.72m chromosome 1 map unlocalized CBS415.72m_1, whole genome shotgun sequence genome has a segment encoding these proteins:
- a CDS encoding uncharacterized protein (COG:S; EggNog:ENOG503P5K9): MSQLWSSPKSPATAGPVRRFGQIIKLKPEHVAKYKEIHAAVWPGVLEQIKASNIRDYSIFHDPYSGILFASFKYIGTDYDADMKRMRENPKVREWWKLTDSLQESLVPGAKSSSDGEPAWWKGVEEVFYTP; the protein is encoded by the exons ATGTCTCAGCTCTGGTCTTCACCCAAATCCCCTGCCACCGCTGGCCCAGTCCGCCGGTTCGGTCAGATCATCAAGCTTAAACCCGAGCACGTTGCCAAGTACAAGGAGATCCACGCTGCCGTTTGGCCTGGTGTGTTGGAGCAGATCAAGGCTAGCAATATCAGAGATT ATAGCATCTTCCACGATCCATACAGCGGAATCCTTTTCGCCAGCTTCAAGTACATTGGCACCGACTATGACGCGGacatgaagaggatgagggagaacccaaaggtgagggagtggtggaAGTTGACGGACAGCCTCCAGGAGTCTCTTGTACCGGGGGCGAAGAGCAGTTCAGACGGGGAACCGGCTTGGTGGAAaggagttgaggaggtgTTTTACACTCCTTGA